Proteins encoded by one window of Arabidopsis thaliana chromosome 2, partial sequence:
- the PLIM2a gene encoding GATA type zinc finger transcription factor family protein (GATA type zinc finger transcription factor family protein; FUNCTIONS IN: zinc ion binding; INVOLVED IN: biological_process unknown; LOCATED IN: cellular_component unknown; EXPRESSED IN: 9 plant structures; EXPRESSED DURING: L mature pollen stage, M germinated pollen stage, 4 anthesis, C globular stage, petal differentiation and expansion stage; CONTAINS InterPro DOMAIN/s: Zinc finger, LIM-type (InterPro:IPR001781); BEST Arabidopsis thaliana protein match is: GATA type zinc finger transcription factor family protein (TAIR:AT3G61230.1); Has 6011 Blast hits to 3830 proteins in 180 species: Archae - 0; Bacteria - 0; Metazoa - 5054; Fungi - 46; Plants - 459; Viruses - 0; Other Eukaryotes - 452 (source: NCBI BLink).) — protein MSFTGTLDKCKACDKTVYVMDLLTLEGNTYHKSCFRCTHCKGTLVISNYSSMDGVLYCKPHFEQLFKESGNYSKNFQAGKTEKPNDHLTRTPSKLSSFFSGTQDKCATCKKTVYPLEKVTMEGESYHKTCFRCTHSGCPLTHSSYASLNGVLYCKVHFNQLFLEKGSYNHVHQAAANHRRSASSGGASPPSDDHKPDDTASIPEAKEDDAAPEAAGEEEPEPVVES, from the exons atgtcGTTTACAGGAACATTGGATAAATGCAAGGCCTGTGACAAAACCGTGTACGTGATGGATTTGTTAACATTAGAGGGTAATACTTATCACAAATCATGTTTCAGATGCACCCATTGCAAAGGCACTCTCGTg ATAAGCAATTACTCATCAATGGATGGAGTTCTTTACTGTAAGCCACACTTCGAACAGCTTTTCAAAGAATCTGGCAATTACAGCAAGAATTTTCAGGCAGGAAAGACCGAGAAGCCCAATGATCATCTG ACTCGAACTCCAAGCAAGTTATCATCATTCTTCAGTGGAACACAAGACAAATGTGCGACTTGTAAGAAGACGGTTTACCCACTTGAGAAAGTAACAATGGAAGGAGAAAGTTACCACAAGACTTGCTTCAGGTGCACACACAGTGGTTGTCCTTTGACTCACTCTTCTTACGCTTCTCTTAATGGCGTCCTCTACTGTAAAGTCCACTTCAATCAGCTCTTTCTCGAGAAAGGCAGTTACAATCACGTCCATCAAGCCGCTGCTAACCACCGTCGATCCGCCTCTTCTGGTGGCGCTTCTCCTCCTTCTGATGATCACAAACCTGACGACACCGCCTCAATTCCcgaagcaaaagaagatgacGCTGCCCCTGAAGCTGCAGGAGAAGAGGAGCCTGAGCCGGTCGTTGAGTCTTGA
- the PLIM2a gene encoding GATA type zinc finger transcription factor family protein (GATA type zinc finger transcription factor family protein; FUNCTIONS IN: zinc ion binding; INVOLVED IN: biological_process unknown; LOCATED IN: cellular_component unknown; EXPRESSED IN: 9 plant structures; EXPRESSED DURING: L mature pollen stage, M germinated pollen stage, 4 anthesis, C globular stage, petal differentiation and expansion stage; CONTAINS InterPro DOMAIN/s: Zinc finger, LIM-type (InterPro:IPR001781); BEST Arabidopsis thaliana protein match is: GATA type zinc finger transcription factor family protein (TAIR:AT3G61230.1); Has 35333 Blast hits to 34131 proteins in 2444 species: Archae - 798; Bacteria - 22429; Metazoa - 974; Fungi - 991; Plants - 531; Viruses - 0; Other Eukaryotes - 9610 (source: NCBI BLink).): protein MLHCFKRPHLFLTQISNYSSMDGVLYCKPHFEQLFKESGNYSKNFQAGKTEKPNDHLTRTPSKLSSFFSGTQDKCATCKKTVYPLEKVTMEGESYHKTCFRCTHSGCPLTHSSYASLNGVLYCKVHFNQLFLEKGSYNHVHQAAANHRRSASSGGASPPSDDHKPDDTASIPEAKEDDAAPEAAGEEEPEPVVES, encoded by the exons ATGCttcattgttttaaaagaCCACATCTTTTCTTAACACAGATAAGCAATTACTCATCAATGGATGGAGTTCTTTACTGTAAGCCACACTTCGAACAGCTTTTCAAAGAATCTGGCAATTACAGCAAGAATTTTCAGGCAGGAAAGACCGAGAAGCCCAATGATCATCTG ACTCGAACTCCAAGCAAGTTATCATCATTCTTCAGTGGAACACAAGACAAATGTGCGACTTGTAAGAAGACGGTTTACCCACTTGAGAAAGTAACAATGGAAGGAGAAAGTTACCACAAGACTTGCTTCAGGTGCACACACAGTGGTTGTCCTTTGACTCACTCTTCTTACGCTTCTCTTAATGGCGTCCTCTACTGTAAAGTCCACTTCAATCAGCTCTTTCTCGAGAAAGGCAGTTACAATCACGTCCATCAAGCCGCTGCTAACCACCGTCGATCCGCCTCTTCTGGTGGCGCTTCTCCTCCTTCTGATGATCACAAACCTGACGACACCGCCTCAATTCCcgaagcaaaagaagatgacGCTGCCCCTGAAGCTGCAGGAGAAGAGGAGCCTGAGCCGGTCGTTGAGTCTTGA
- a CDS encoding DEA(D/H)-box RNA helicase family protein (DEA(D/H)-box RNA helicase family protein; FUNCTIONS IN: helicase activity, ATP-dependent helicase activity, nucleic acid binding, ATP binding; LOCATED IN: cellular_component unknown; EXPRESSED IN: 23 plant structures; EXPRESSED DURING: 13 growth stages; CONTAINS InterPro DOMAIN/s: RNA helicase, DEAD-box type, Q motif (InterPro:IPR014014), DNA/RNA helicase, DEAD/DEAH box type, N-terminal (InterPro:IPR011545), RNA helicase, ATP-dependent, DEAD-box, conserved site (InterPro:IPR000629), DEAD-like helicase, N-terminal (InterPro:IPR014001), DNA/RNA helicase, C-terminal (InterPro:IPR001650), Helicase, superfamily 1/2, ATP-binding domain (InterPro:IPR014021); BEST Arabidopsis thaliana protein match is: DEA(D/H)-box RNA helicase family protein (TAIR:AT3G61240.2); Has 68232 Blast hits to 53527 proteins in 3291 species: Archae - 672; Bacteria - 23017; Metazoa - 14526; Fungi - 7874; Plants - 4320; Viruses - 271; Other Eukaryotes - 17552 (source: NCBI BLink).) yields the protein MNNNNNNRGRFPPGIGAAGPGPDPNFQSRNPNPPQPQQYLQSRTPFPQQPQPQPPQYLQSQSDAQQYVQRGYPQQIQQQQQLQQQQQQQQQQQEQQWSRRAQLPGDPSYIDEVEKTVQSEAISDSNNEDWKATLKLPPRDNRYQTEDVTATKGNEFEDYFLKRDLLRGIYEKGFEKPSPIQEESIPIALTGSDILARAKNGTGKTGAFCIPTLEKIDPENNVIQAVILVPTRELALQTSQVCKELSKYLKIEVMVTTGGTSLRDDIMRLYQPVHLLVGTPGRILDLAKKGVCVLKDCAMLVMDEADKLLSVEFQPSIEELIQFLPESRQILMFSATFPVTVKSFKDRYLKKPYIINLMDQLTLMGVTQYYAFVEERQKVHCLNTLFSKLQINQSIIFCNSVNRVELLAKKITELGYSCFYIHAKMVQDHRNRVFHDFRNGACRNLVCTDLFTRGIDIQAVNVVINFDFPRTSESYLHRVGRSGRFGHLGLAVNLVTYEDRFKMYQTEQELGTEIKPIPSLIDKAIYCQ from the exons atgaataataataataataatagagGAAGATTTCCACCGGGGATTGGTGCGGCGGGTCCTGGTCCGGATCCTAATTTTCAGTCACGGAATCCGAATCCACCTCAGCCTCAACAGTACCTTCAGTCACGGACTCCGTTTCCACAGCAACCTCAGCCTCAGCCTCCTCAGTATCTCCAGTCTCAATCTGATGCTCAGCAGTACGTTCAGCGAGGTTATCCCCAGCAGATtcaacagcaacagcaactgcagcagcaacaacaacaacaacagcagcagcaagaACAACAATGGTCTCGACGGGCTCAGCTTCCTGGTGATCCAAGTTACATAGATGAGGTCGAAAAAACGGTTCAATCTGAAGCTATTAGCGATTCTAA TAATGAAGACTGGAAAGCAACCTTAAAGCTGCCACCACGAGATAATCGTTACCAGACAGAG GATGTGACTGCCACTAAAGGAAATGAATTTGAAGATTACTTTTTGAAGAGGGATCTGCTTAGGGGAATATATGAGAAGGGTTTTGAAAAACCATCTCCTATTCAGGAAGAAAGCATTCCCATTGCTTTGACTGGTAGTGATATTCTTGCTAGAGCCAAAAATGGTACTGGGAAGACTGGTGCCTTCTGCATTCCTACCCTTGAGAAAATTGATCCAGAGAACAATGTCATTCAAG CCGTAATTCTAGTTCCAACCCGAGAGCTCGCCCTTCAGACATCCCAGGTTTGCAAGGAGCTTtccaaatatttgaaaattgagGTTATGGTCACCACTGGCGGTACCAGTCTGAGGGATGATATCATGCGATTGTATCAACCTGTCCATTTACTGGTTGGAACTCCTGGAAGAATATTAGATCTTGCCAAAAAGggtgtgtgtgttttgaaAGATTGTGCCATGCTTGTAATGGATGAG GCCGACAAGCTTTTGTCTGTAGAATTTCAACCTTCTATAGAGGAGTTGATACAGTTCTTGCCAGAGAGCCGGcagattttgatgttttcagcTACATTTCCTGTCACTGTGAAGTCTTTCAAGGATCGGTATCTCAAGAAGCCTTACATTATCAATCTCATGGATCAGCTCACACTTATGGGTGTTACCCAATATTATGCTTTTGTTGAAGAGAGACAGAAGGTGCACTGCCTTAACACGCTATTCTCTAAG CTCCAAATAAACCAATCCATTATCTTTTGCAACTCTGTTAATCGTGTTGAGCTGTTGGCCAAGAAAATTACAGAACTTGGTTACTCATGCTTCTATATCCATGCAAAGATGGTTCAAGACCATCGGAACAGGGTTTTCCATGATTTCCGCAATGGTGCATGCAGAAATCTTGTTTGCACTG ATTTGTTTACACGTGGGATTGACATTCAAGCTGTGAATGTGGTGATAAATTTCGATTTTCCTAGGACTTCTGAGTCGTATCTACATAGG GTAGGCAGATCAGGACGATTTGGACACCTTGGGTTGGCTGTGAATTTGGTAACTTATGAGGACCGCTTCAAAAT GTATCAGACAGAGCAAGAACTTGGAACTGAAATCAAGCCCATACCTTCACTTATCGACAAGGCAATCTACTGTCAGTAA
- a CDS encoding Remorin family protein (Remorin family protein; FUNCTIONS IN: DNA binding; INVOLVED IN: biological_process unknown; LOCATED IN: plasma membrane; EXPRESSED IN: 25 plant structures; EXPRESSED DURING: 15 growth stages; CONTAINS InterPro DOMAIN/s: Remorin, C-terminal (InterPro:IPR005516), Remorin, N-terminal (InterPro:IPR005518); BEST Arabidopsis thaliana protein match is: Remorin family protein (TAIR:AT3G61260.1); Has 2543 Blast hits to 1840 proteins in 340 species: Archae - 2; Bacteria - 408; Metazoa - 392; Fungi - 191; Plants - 500; Viruses - 4; Other Eukaryotes - 1046 (source: NCBI BLink).), which yields MAEEQKTSKVDVESPAVLAPAKEPTPAPVEVADEKIHNPPPVESKALAVVEKPIEEHTPKKASSGSADRDVILADLEKEKKTSFIKAWEESEKSKAENRAQKKISDVHAWENSKKAAVEAQLRKIEEKLEKKKAQYGEKMKNKVAAIHKLAEEKRAMVEAKKGEELLKAEEMGAKYRATGVVPKATCGCF from the exons ATGGCGGAGGAGCAAAAGACGAGTAAGGTTGACGTAGAATCTCCGGCTGTTTTAGCTCCGGCGAAGGAACCGACTCCTGCTCCGGTGGAAGTCGCGGATGAGAAAATTCATAATCCACCTCCCGTCGAGTCCAAAGCTCTTGCCGTTGTAGAAA AACCCATCGAGGAGCATACACCTAAGAAAGCTTCATCTGGTTCGGCCGATAGAG ATGTGATACTTGCCGACttggaaaaagagaagaaaacgtCATTCATCAAAGCATGGGAAGAGAGTGAGAAGTCAAAGGCTGAGAACAG GGCACAAAAGAAGATCTCTGATGTGCATGCTTGGGAAAATAGCAAGAAAGCAGCCGTAGAAGCTCAACTTAGGAAGATCGAGgaaaaattagagaagaaaaaagcgCAGTACGGtgagaaaatgaagaacaaagtAGCTGCAATCCACAAGTTagcagaagagaagagagcaATGGTTGAAGctaaaaaaggagaagagcTTCTCAAAGCTGAAGAAATGGGTGCTAAGTATAGAGCCACTGGTGTAGTACCAAAGGCAACGTGTGGATGTTTCTAA
- the DTA2 gene encoding downstream target of AGL15 2 (downstream target of AGL15 2 (DTA2); CONTAINS InterPro DOMAIN/s: Lipopolysaccharide-modifying protein (InterPro:IPR006598), Protein of unknown function DUF821, CAP10-like (InterPro:IPR008539); BEST Arabidopsis thaliana protein match is: Arabidopsis thaliana protein of unknown function (DUF821) (TAIR:AT3G61270.1); Has 35333 Blast hits to 34131 proteins in 2444 species: Archae - 798; Bacteria - 22429; Metazoa - 974; Fungi - 991; Plants - 531; Viruses - 0; Other Eukaryotes - 9610 (source: NCBI BLink).), whose translation MLQRKSMKRNNNNLLTNKNKYVYLKTASHPAKSIAKATLFLVTSLFISAGLLDLLGCFDFTTFTGLKQVTTSIRKSPITSQRFPNQCGVVQNQTQLFPQNGSSRNNDKPRSSHSRISTCPSYFRWIHEDLRPWKETGVTRGMLEKARRTAHFRVVILDGRVYVKKYRKSIQTRDVFTLWGIVQLLRWYPGRLPDLELMFDPDDRPTVRSKDFQGQQHPAPPPLFRYCSDDASLDIVFPDWSFWGWAEVNIKPWDKSLVAIEEGNKMTQWKDRVAYAYWRGNPNVAPTRRDLLRCNVSAQEDWNTRLYIQDWDRESREGFKNSNLENQCTHRYKIYIEGWAWSVSEKYIMACDSMTLYVRPMFYDFYVRGMMPLQHYWPIRDTSKCTSLKFAVHWGNTHLDQASKIGEEGSRFIREEVKMEYVYDYMFHLMNEYAKLLKFKPEIPWGATEITPDIMGCSATGRWRDFMEESMVMFPSEESPCEMPSPFNPHDLKEILERKTNLTRQVEWWEDQYFHDLANIKKP comes from the exons ATGCTTCAACGGAAAAGCATGAAgaggaacaacaacaatcttcTAACGAACAAGAATAAGTATGTCTATCTTAAAACGGCGTCGCATCCAGCAAAAAGCATCGCTAAAGCTACTCTGTTCCTCGTCACCTCTCTCTTCATATCTGCTGGTCTCTTAGACTTATTGGGTTGTTTCGATTTC ACAACTTTTACAGGTCTGAAGCAGGTAACAACTAGTATCAGAAAATCACCAATCACAAGCCAAAGATTCCCTAACCAATGCGGCGTCGTTCAGAACCAAACTCAATTATTTCCCCAAAATGGCTCCTCGAGAAACAACGACAAACCCAGAAGCAGCCATTCAAGAATATCCACGTGTCCTTCTTACTTCCGTTGGATCCACGAAGATCTACGGCCATGGAAAGAGACAGGTGTAACGAGAGGGATGCTTGAGAAAGCCAGGAGGACGGCGCATTTCAGAGTAGTAATCCTCGACGGGAGAGTGTACGTTAAGAAATATAGAAAGTCAATCCAAACAAGAGACGTTTTTACTCTGTGGGGCATCGTACAGTTACTACGGTGGTACCCAGGTAGGTTACCGGATCTTGAGCTCATGTTTGACCCAGATGATAGACCAACCGTCCGATCTAAAGACTTTCAAGGTCAACAACACCCGGCCCCGCCTCCTTTGTTCCGTTATTGCTCTGATGACGCCAGCTTGGATATTGTCTTCCCTGATTGGTCCTTCTGGGGCTG GGCTGAGGTTAATATAAAGCCTTGGGATAAATCGCTAGTGGCGATAGAAGAAGGGAATAAGATGACTCAATGGAAAGACCGCGTGGCGTATGCTTATTGGAGAGGAAACCCTAATGTGGCTCCAACTAGAAGAGATCTTCTCAGATGTAATGTCTCAGCTCAAGAAGATTGGAACACACGTCTCTACATTCAG GATTGGGATAGAGAGTCAAGAGAAGGATTCAAGAACTCTAACCTAGAGAACCAATGCACCCACAG GTACAAGATTTATATAGAAGGATGGGCATGGTCAGTGAGTGAGAAATATATAATGGCATGTGATTCAATGACATTGTACGTGAGACCTATGTTCTATGATTTTTACGTACGAGGAATGATGCCATTACAACATTACTGGCCAATCAGAGACACCTCTAAGTGTACTTCCCTCAAATTCGCCGTACATTGGGGGAATACTCATTTGGACcag gcGAGTAAGATAGGAGAAGAAGGGAGTAGGTTTATTAGAGAGGAAGTGAAAATGGAATATGTGTATGACTACATGTTCCATTTGATGAACGAGTATGCAAAACTTTTGAAGTTTAAACCAGAGATTCCGTGGGGAGCCACGGAGATTACGCCGGATATTATGGGCTGCTCGGCGACGGGACGGTGGAGAGATTTCATGGAGGAGTCTATGGTTATGTTTCCTAGTGAAGAGTCTCCTTGTGAGATGCCTTCTCCTTTTAACCCTCATGATTTAAAAGAGATTCTTGAGAGAAAAACTAATTTGACTCGTCAAGTTGAGTGGTGGGAAGATcaatattttcatgatttaGCCAATATCAAGAAGCCTTGA
- the DTA2 gene encoding downstream target of AGL15 2 (downstream target of AGL15 2 (DTA2); FUNCTIONS IN: molecular_function unknown; INVOLVED IN: biological_process unknown; LOCATED IN: mitochondrion; EXPRESSED IN: stem, hypocotyl, root; CONTAINS InterPro DOMAIN/s: Lipopolysaccharide-modifying protein (InterPro:IPR006598), Protein of unknown function DUF821, CAP10-like (InterPro:IPR008539); BEST Arabidopsis thaliana protein match is: Arabidopsis thaliana protein of unknown function (DUF821) (TAIR:AT3G61270.1); Has 35333 Blast hits to 34131 proteins in 2444 species: Archae - 798; Bacteria - 22429; Metazoa - 974; Fungi - 991; Plants - 531; Viruses - 0; Other Eukaryotes - 9610 (source: NCBI BLink).): MLEKARRTAHFRVVILDGRVYVKKYRKSIQTRDVFTLWGIVQLLRWYPGRLPDLELMFDPDDRPTVRSKDFQGQQHPAPPPLFRYCSDDASLDIVFPDWSFWGWAEVNIKPWDKSLVAIEEGNKMTQWKDRVAYAYWRGNPNVAPTRRDLLRCNVSAQEDWNTRLYIQDWDRESREGFKNSNLENQCTHRYKIYIEGWAWSVSEKYIMACDSMTLYVRPMFYDFYVRGMMPLQHYWPIRDTSKCTSLKFAVHWGNTHLDQASKIGEEGSRFIREEVKMEYVYDYMFHLMNEYAKLLKFKPEIPWGATEITPDIMGCSATGRWRDFMEESMVMFPSEESPCEMPSPFNPHDLKEILERKTNLTRQVEWWEDQYFHDLANIKKP; encoded by the exons ATGCTTGAGAAAGCCAGGAGGACGGCGCATTTCAGAGTAGTAATCCTCGACGGGAGAGTGTACGTTAAGAAATATAGAAAGTCAATCCAAACAAGAGACGTTTTTACTCTGTGGGGCATCGTACAGTTACTACGGTGGTACCCAGGTAGGTTACCGGATCTTGAGCTCATGTTTGACCCAGATGATAGACCAACCGTCCGATCTAAAGACTTTCAAGGTCAACAACACCCGGCCCCGCCTCCTTTGTTCCGTTATTGCTCTGATGACGCCAGCTTGGATATTGTCTTCCCTGATTGGTCCTTCTGGGGCTG GGCTGAGGTTAATATAAAGCCTTGGGATAAATCGCTAGTGGCGATAGAAGAAGGGAATAAGATGACTCAATGGAAAGACCGCGTGGCGTATGCTTATTGGAGAGGAAACCCTAATGTGGCTCCAACTAGAAGAGATCTTCTCAGATGTAATGTCTCAGCTCAAGAAGATTGGAACACACGTCTCTACATTCAG GATTGGGATAGAGAGTCAAGAGAAGGATTCAAGAACTCTAACCTAGAGAACCAATGCACCCACAG GTACAAGATTTATATAGAAGGATGGGCATGGTCAGTGAGTGAGAAATATATAATGGCATGTGATTCAATGACATTGTACGTGAGACCTATGTTCTATGATTTTTACGTACGAGGAATGATGCCATTACAACATTACTGGCCAATCAGAGACACCTCTAAGTGTACTTCCCTCAAATTCGCCGTACATTGGGGGAATACTCATTTGGACcag gcGAGTAAGATAGGAGAAGAAGGGAGTAGGTTTATTAGAGAGGAAGTGAAAATGGAATATGTGTATGACTACATGTTCCATTTGATGAACGAGTATGCAAAACTTTTGAAGTTTAAACCAGAGATTCCGTGGGGAGCCACGGAGATTACGCCGGATATTATGGGCTGCTCGGCGACGGGACGGTGGAGAGATTTCATGGAGGAGTCTATGGTTATGTTTCCTAGTGAAGAGTCTCCTTGTGAGATGCCTTCTCCTTTTAACCCTCATGATTTAAAAGAGATTCTTGAGAGAAAAACTAATTTGACTCGTCAAGTTGAGTGGTGGGAAGATcaatattttcatgatttaGCCAATATCAAGAAGCCTTGA